One window of Mucilaginibacter inviolabilis genomic DNA carries:
- a CDS encoding GNAT family N-acetyltransferase, with protein MNNELTFRLATTDDLADIVAMLADDTLGMGREKVGAVFSDRYIHAFENIRKDPNQELTIVEMNGEKVATFQLSFIQYLTYEGGLRAQVEAVRTHGKFRGQGIGTRVFEYAINRAKEKGCHMVQLTSDKKRPDAIRFYESLGFVASHEGMKLKLK; from the coding sequence ATGAATAACGAACTGACATTTAGGTTGGCTACCACAGATGATCTGGCTGATATTGTGGCCATGCTTGCCGACGATACACTGGGTATGGGAAGAGAGAAGGTAGGAGCTGTATTTTCAGACAGGTACATCCATGCCTTTGAGAATATCCGAAAAGACCCAAACCAGGAACTGACTATTGTTGAAATGAACGGTGAAAAAGTGGCAACATTTCAATTGTCATTTATTCAATATTTAACTTATGAAGGAGGCCTAAGGGCACAGGTCGAAGCGGTAAGAACTCATGGTAAATTCCGTGGGCAGGGTATAGGAACCCGGGTATTTGAGTACGCCATCAACAGGGCAAAAGAAAAAGGTTGTCATATGGTGCAGCTCACCTCCGATAAAAAAAGACCTGATGCTATCCGTTTTTATGAATCGTTAGGCTTTGTTGCTTCGCATGAAGGAATGAAACTTAAGCTGAAATAA
- a CDS encoding gluconate 2-dehydrogenase subunit 3 family protein codes for MNRRESLKAIGLSVSTVVLLDACKTNPDTPTEDSKTIVEPGRQAYETERDKHLQSEKYFTDHELATITVLADIIIPKDEHSGSASDAKVTDFIEFIVKDEPEHALPMRGGLRWLDVKCLNMYDSEFKSCTPQQQEAMCSQIAYPALAKPDMLPGVTFFNKMRELTAIGFFTSKIGIADLGYKGNSPGKWEGVPADVLKQYGLEGV; via the coding sequence ATGAACAGACGAGAAAGTTTAAAAGCCATAGGTTTATCGGTATCAACAGTGGTACTGCTGGATGCCTGCAAAACAAATCCGGATACCCCAACAGAAGATAGTAAAACCATAGTCGAGCCTGGTCGCCAGGCTTATGAAACGGAAAGGGATAAGCACCTGCAGTCAGAAAAATACTTTACCGATCATGAACTGGCTACGATAACCGTACTGGCCGATATCATTATCCCTAAAGACGAACATAGCGGCAGCGCCTCAGACGCCAAAGTGACCGATTTTATAGAGTTCATTGTAAAGGACGAACCCGAGCATGCCCTGCCTATGCGTGGCGGCCTGCGCTGGCTGGATGTAAAATGTTTGAATATGTATGATAGTGAATTCAAAAGCTGCACCCCGCAGCAACAGGAAGCGATGTGCAGCCAGATCGCTTACCCTGCACTGGCCAAACCGGATATGCTGCCAGGTGTTACCTTTTTTAATAAAATGCGTGAGCTGACTGCTATCGGTTTTTTCACCAGTAAAATTGGTATAGCCGATTTAGGATATAAGGGAAATTCGCCCGGTAAATGGGAGGGTGTACCTGCCGATGTATTAAAGCAGTATGGGTTGGAAGGAGTCTGA
- a CDS encoding GMC family oxidoreductase — translation MKDIQIKKSAEVYDIVIIGSGAGGGMAGYVLAHAGIKVLMLEAGPFFDPAKDSAQLKWPYESPRRGGNATRPMGDFDAAYGGWDIDGEPYTQKGDTDFKWFRAKMLGGRTNHWARISLRMGPKDFKCYSSFGAGDDWPITYDDIKPYYDKVDRLIGVYGSMEGLENDPDGIFLPAPKPRLNELFVKKAATGLGIKVIAGRGSVLTAPLPGNKDRGACFFCGQCNRSCKIYGDFSASSCLVIPAIKTGNLKVITNAVVREILTGSDGLANGVSYILKDYMQEYSVKAKTVILAAGTCESARILLNSKSAQHPNGLANGSNVVGKYLHDSTQTGGAAIMPQLLNRKRFNEDGVGSLHLYAPWWGDHKKLDFARGYHLEIFGGMMMPSYGGYFGFEGTLVPYINGYLPGADGKMKPGGGFGKSLKEDYRRFYGTLAGVGCHGTDIAKADNYCEIDNSVVDKYGIPVLRFNYKWGDEEIKQARHMQQTTQEIIKAMGGIPLGQPAGPDKKYGLDKPGKGIHEVGTVRMGDNAGKSALNKWCQAHDCKNLFVVDGAAFTQQSEKNPTWTILALSMRTAEYILDQKRKLNV, via the coding sequence ATGAAAGATATTCAGATCAAAAAGTCGGCCGAGGTATATGACATAGTGATCATTGGCTCGGGCGCAGGTGGTGGTATGGCCGGTTATGTGTTAGCTCATGCGGGTATAAAAGTGCTGATGCTGGAAGCCGGACCTTTTTTTGACCCTGCAAAAGACTCGGCGCAACTGAAATGGCCTTATGAGTCGCCCCGGCGTGGTGGTAATGCTACGCGGCCAATGGGTGATTTTGATGCAGCTTATGGCGGCTGGGATATCGACGGCGAACCATATACCCAAAAAGGTGACACTGATTTTAAATGGTTCAGGGCCAAAATGCTGGGTGGGCGTACTAATCACTGGGCACGTATATCATTGCGCATGGGCCCCAAGGATTTTAAATGTTACAGCAGTTTTGGCGCAGGCGACGATTGGCCCATAACCTACGATGACATTAAACCCTATTATGATAAGGTTGACAGGCTTATCGGTGTATACGGCTCGATGGAGGGTTTGGAGAATGACCCGGATGGGATATTTTTGCCAGCCCCCAAGCCCCGGCTTAACGAACTGTTTGTAAAAAAGGCAGCGACCGGACTTGGTATTAAAGTAATTGCGGGTAGGGGTTCGGTGCTTACCGCGCCGCTGCCGGGTAATAAAGACCGGGGCGCCTGTTTCTTTTGCGGGCAATGTAACCGCAGCTGTAAAATATATGGCGATTTTTCGGCTTCGTCGTGCCTTGTGATTCCGGCTATTAAAACGGGTAATCTAAAAGTAATTACCAATGCCGTAGTGCGGGAGATATTAACCGGAAGTGATGGTTTAGCCAACGGGGTATCCTATATTCTCAAAGACTATATGCAGGAATACAGCGTAAAGGCCAAAACGGTTATCCTGGCGGCGGGTACTTGCGAGTCTGCTCGTATTCTGCTTAATTCAAAATCGGCTCAGCATCCTAACGGCTTGGCTAACGGTAGTAATGTAGTTGGTAAATATCTGCATGATTCTACCCAAACCGGTGGTGCTGCTATTATGCCTCAACTACTCAATCGTAAACGGTTTAATGAGGATGGTGTAGGCAGCCTGCATTTATATGCACCCTGGTGGGGCGATCATAAAAAACTCGATTTTGCCCGCGGCTATCACCTGGAGATATTCGGCGGTATGATGATGCCATCATATGGTGGTTATTTTGGTTTTGAAGGTACACTGGTGCCTTATATCAATGGATATTTGCCCGGGGCCGATGGTAAGATGAAACCAGGTGGTGGTTTTGGCAAATCATTGAAAGAAGATTATCGTCGTTTTTATGGTACCCTGGCCGGAGTAGGCTGCCACGGTACGGATATCGCCAAAGCAGATAACTACTGCGAGATAGATAATAGCGTGGTTGACAAATACGGTATCCCGGTGTTGCGCTTTAACTATAAATGGGGGGATGAAGAGATAAAACAGGCCCGGCACATGCAGCAAACCACCCAGGAAATCATCAAAGCTATGGGTGGTATTCCTTTGGGACAGCCTGCGGGACCTGATAAAAAATATGGATTGGATAAACCGGGTAAAGGTATCCACGAGGTGGGTACAGTACGCATGGGCGACAACGCCGGTAAATCGGCATTGAATAAATGGTGCCAGGCGCATGATTGTAAAAACCTTTTTGTAGTGGATGGCGCCGCGTTCACCCAGCAATCTGAAAAGAATCCCACCTGGACTATCCTCGCGCTTTCGATGCGCACAGCCGAGTATATTTTAGATCAGAAACGAAAACTAAACGTATAA
- a CDS encoding sugar phosphate isomerase/epimerase family protein — MTLNRRDFITLTAMGAAGIGIAAAIPDFLFAKTEQKADGLFFKLALSQFSLASQFWSKKLDPLDFPMKTKTAFGIEGLDYCSMFFADKAKNTTFLNELKKRSADNGCYSLRIMVDGEGVLGHLDTAERTKAIENHYKWIDAAALLGCPMIRVNVEGDGAPEEVAKAAEDSLAKLIAYGSKSKIDIIVENHVGISCNGAWLAGVMKSVNNKHCGTLADFGNFCINRTKPEAQTIDAYMKTKCLEEYDRYKGITELMPYAKGVHAKSHTFDAAGNDTETDFYKMFGIIKKSGFNGWVSIEYEGGLFKMYAPQSNYLDDDAGVLATKKLVEKAGKTA, encoded by the coding sequence ATGACCTTAAACAGAAGAGATTTTATTACCCTTACCGCGATGGGTGCGGCGGGAATTGGCATAGCTGCTGCTATACCAGATTTTTTGTTTGCTAAGACAGAACAAAAAGCTGATGGACTGTTTTTTAAGCTGGCCTTATCACAGTTTTCGCTAGCAAGCCAGTTTTGGAGCAAAAAGCTCGATCCGCTTGATTTTCCGATGAAGACAAAAACCGCCTTCGGTATTGAAGGATTGGATTACTGTTCTATGTTTTTTGCCGATAAGGCAAAGAATACCACGTTTTTGAATGAATTGAAAAAACGATCGGCAGATAATGGTTGCTACAGCCTGCGTATTATGGTGGATGGGGAAGGTGTACTGGGGCATTTGGATACTGCCGAGCGTACAAAAGCTATCGAAAATCACTATAAATGGATAGATGCAGCGGCCTTATTGGGCTGCCCCATGATCAGGGTGAATGTGGAAGGTGATGGAGCACCTGAAGAGGTAGCCAAAGCAGCCGAAGATAGCCTGGCTAAACTCATAGCATACGGGAGTAAAAGCAAGATAGATATTATTGTAGAGAACCATGTAGGTATATCCTGTAATGGCGCCTGGCTAGCGGGAGTGATGAAAAGCGTTAACAATAAACACTGCGGCACCCTGGCCGATTTTGGCAACTTCTGTATCAACCGCACCAAGCCCGAGGCGCAAACTATCGATGCCTACATGAAAACCAAATGCCTGGAAGAGTATGACCGCTACAAGGGGATTACCGAGTTGATGCCTTACGCCAAAGGGGTCCACGCCAAAAGTCACACGTTTGATGCCGCCGGCAATGATACCGAAACTGATTTCTATAAAATGTTCGGCATTATCAAAAAGTCGGGTTTTAATGGTTGGGTGAGCATTGAGTACGAAGGAGGGCTATTTAAAATGTACGCACCCCAAAGCAATTACCTGGATGATGACGCCGGAGTGCTTGCTACCAAAAAATTAGTTGAAAAGGCTGGTAAAACTGCTTAA